The Chrysemys picta bellii isolate R12L10 chromosome 5, ASM1138683v2, whole genome shotgun sequence genome includes a window with the following:
- the PCDH18 gene encoding protocadherin-18 isoform X2 codes for MNCKNLQMHQISSKMHFMFLFVLMIISFSKDVLGKNLKYRIYEEQRVGSVIARLSEDVADVLFKIPNPSSVRFRAMQRGNSPLLVVREDNGEISIGAKIDREQLCQKNLNCSIEFDVITLPTEHLQLFHVEVEVLDINDNSPQFSRALIPIEISESAAVGTRIPLDSAFDPDVGENSLHTYSLSANDFFNIEVRTRTDGAKYAELIVVRELDRELKSSYELQLTASDMGVPQRSGSSILKISISDSNDNSPVFEQQSYIIQLLENSPVGTLLIDLNATDPDEGANGKVMYSFSSHVSSKIIETFKIDSEKGHLTLLTQVDYEITKSYEIDAQAQDLGPNSIPAHCKIIIKIVDVNDNKPEINLNLMSPGNEEIAHISEGSPMDTFVAIVRVQDKDSGVNGEIVCKLHGHGHFKLQKTYENNYLILTNATLDREKRSEYSLTVIAEDKGTPSLSTVKHFTVQINDENDNPPRFQTNRYEVVILENNSPGAYITSVTATDPDLGDNGQVTYTILESFILGSSITTYVTIDPSNGAIYALRTFDHEEVNQIAFVVQARDGGSQQLVSNTTVVLTIIDENDNAPVIVEPALRNNTAEISIPKDAESGIHVTRIRAIDRDSGMNSELSCSIIADNEENIFIMDPRSCDIYINVSIESVLSKEWEFFVIVQDKGSPPLSTKALLKCTVFEYVYPIPSTEATFISQPSLDVSMITIISLGSICAVLLVIMVIFATRCNREKKDTRSYNCRVAESTYQHHPKRPSRQIHKGDITLVPTVNGTLPIRSHHRASPSSSPTLERGQMSSRQSHHSHQSLNSLVTISSNHVPENFSLELTHATPAVEVSQLLSMLHQGQYQPRPSFRGNKYSRSYRYALQDMDKFSLKDSGRGDSEAGDSDYDLGRDSPIDRLLGEGFSDLFLTDGRIPAAMRLCTEECRVLGHSDQCWMPPLPSPSSDYRSNMFIPGEEFQPQQQQQQQQQAFEEDSQPVDSNEKKKSFSTFGKDCQNEEESEDICTSSLLSEMSSVFQRLLPPSLDTYTECNEMNRSNSLERRKGHLPAKTVSYPQGVAAWAASTHFQNPANNTGAILGTHSSAQPSSKWLPAMEEIPENYEEDDFDNVLNHLSDGKHELMDASELVAEINKLLQDVRQN; via the exons ATGAATTGCAAAAACTTACAAATGCACCAAATCAGTAGTAAAATGCACTTTATGTTCCTTTTTGTACTGATGATAATATCTTTCAGTAAAGATGTGCTAGGCAAGAATTTGAAATACAGGATTTATGAGGAGCAGAGAGTTGGATCAGTAATTGCAAGACTATCAGAGGATGTAGctgatgttttatttaaaattcctAACCCTTCTTCAGTTCGTTTTCGAGCCATGCAAAGAGGGAATTCTCCCCTACTTGTAGTCCGAGAGGATAATGGAGAAATCAGCATAGGAGCTAAAATTGACCGGGAACAACTCTGCCAGAAAAACTTAAACTGCTCTATAGAGTTTGATGTGATCACTCTGCCTACTGAACATCTGCAGCTTTTCCATGTTGAAGTTGAAGTGCTGGATATTAATGACAACTCTCCCCAGTTTTCCAGAGCTCTCATCCCTATTGAAATATCAGAGAGTGCAGCTGTAGGAACCCGGATCCCTTTGGACAGTGCTTTTGATCCAGATGTTGGGGAAAATTCTCTGCACACTTATTCACTGTctgcaaatgatttttttaatattgaagTGCGAACAAGGACTGATGGTGCCAAATATGCAGAACTCATTGTGGTTAGAGAATTGGACCGGGAGTTGAAGTCAAGCTACGAACTCCAACTCACTGCTTCAGATATGGGGGTACCTCAGCGATCCGGATCGTCTATTCTAAAAATAAGTATTTCTGATTCTAATGATAACAGTCCTGTTTTTGAGCAACAGTCATATATAATTCAGCTCTTAGAAAATTCACCAGTGGGTACTTTGCTCATAGATCTCAATGCTACTGATCCAGATGAGGGCGCTAATGGTAAAGTCATGTATTCTTTCAGTAGTCATGTGTCTTCCAAAATTATAGAGACTTTTAAAATAGACTCAGAGAAAGGTCATCTGACTCTCCTGACACAAGTGGACTATGAAATCACCAAATCCTATGAAATTGATGCTCAAGCTCAAGATTTGGGTCCAAATTCTATCCCAGCTCATTGCAAAATTATCATTAAAATTGTGGATGTCAACGACAACAAACCTGAAATTAATTTAAACCTGATGTCCCCTGGGAATGAGGAAATAGCTCACATTTCTGAAGGGTCACCCATGGACACTTTTGTTGCCATAGTCAGGGTGCAGGACAAGGACTCTGGTGTGAATGGAGAGATCGTTTGCAAGCTTCATGGGCATGGCCACTTTAAACTTCAAAAGACTTATGAAAATAACTATTTAATTTTGACTAATGCTACTCTAGATAGAGAAAAGAGATCTGAATACAGTTTGACTGTAATAGCTGAAGACAAGGGGACACCAAGTCTCTCCACAGTGAAACATTTTACTGTCCAAATCAATGATGAAAATGACAACCCACCCCGCTTCCAGACAAACAGATATGAAGTTGTTATCTTAGAAAATAACTCTCCAGGTGCATACATCACATCTGTCACAGCCACAGATCCAGATCTAGGGGACAATGGACAGGTCACATACACTATTTTGGAAAGCTTTATTTTGGGAAGTTCCATAACCACCTATGTGACCATTGACCCATCCAATGGTGCAATCTATGCACTCAGAACTTTTGATCATGAAGAAGTAAATCAGATTGCCTTTGTGGTTCAAGCTAGAGATGGAGGGAGTCAGCAACTTGTTAGTAATACCACAGTTGTGCTAACTATTATTGATGAAAATGATAATGCTCCTGTCATTGTGGAACCAGCACTACGCAATAACACTGCAGAAATCTCAATCCCTAAAGATGCTGAGAGTGGCATCCATGTGACTAGGATAAGGGCTATAGACAGAGACTCTGGTATGAACTCAGAACTAAGCTGTTCCATAATAGCTGACAATGAAGAAAACATATTTATAATGGACCCAAGATCATGTGACATCTATATTAATGTTAGCATAGAATCTGTTTTATCTAAAGAATGGGAATTTTTTGTGATAGTTCAGGATAAAGGCAGTCCTCCACTCAGCACCAAAGCACTTCTGAAATGTACTGTTTTTGAATATGTTTATCCAATTCCAAGCACAGAAGCTACTTTTATTAGCCAGCCCTCTCTGGATGTTTCTATGATAACAATTATATCACTTGGGTCAATATGTGCAGTGTTGTTGGTCATTATGGTTATCTTTGCTACAAGATGCAATCGAGAGAAAAAGGATACAAGATCCTACAACTGCCGTGTGGCAGAATCAACTTACCAGCATCACCCAAAAAGACCATCAAGACAGATTCACAAAGGTGACATTACACTTGTGCCTACTGTTAATGGCACTTTACCCATCAGATCTCACCACAGAGCTTCTCCTTCATCATCTCCAACCTTAGAAAGAGGACAAATGAGCAGTCGACAAAGCCATCATAGTCACCAATCACTTAACAGTCTAGTGACAATCTCTTCAAATCATGTGCCAGAGAATTTCTCACTGGAACTCACCCATGCTACTCCTGCTGTTGAG GTCTCTCAGCTTCTTTCAATGCTTCATCAGGGCCAATATCAGCCAAGACCAAGTTTTCGAGGAAACAAATATTCCAGAAGCTACAG ATATGCCCTACAAGATATGGATAAATTTAGCTTGAAAGATAGTGGCCGTGGTGATAGTGAAGCAGGAGACAGTGATTATGATTTGGGTAGAGATTCTCCAATTGACAGACTTCTTGGGGAAGGATTCAGTGACCTTTTCCTTACAGATGGGAGAATTCCTGCAG CAATGAGGCTATGCACAGAGGAATGTAGAGTTCTGGGACACTCTGACCAATGCTGGATGCCACCTCTGCCCTCTCCATCTTCTGATTACAGAAGTAACATGTTTATTCCGGGGGAGGAATTTcagccacagcagcagcagcagcagcaacagcaggcaTTTGAAGAAGATTCACAGCCTGTTGATTccaatgaaaagaaaaagagctTTTCAACATTTGGTAAAGACTGTCAAAATGAGGAAGAGTCAGAGGACATCTGTACTTCATCTCTTCTCTCTGAAATGAGCAGTGTTTTTCAGCGCCTGTTGCCTCCTTCACTGGACACCTATACAGAATGCAATGAAATGAATCGCTCAAACTCACTGGAGCGGAGGAAGGGACATTTACCAGCCAAGACAGTAAGCTACCCACAAGGGGTGGCAGCGTGGGCAGCCAGTACACATTTCCAAAACCCTGCAAACAACACTGGGGCCATCCTAGGGACTCACTCGAGTGCACAACCTTCCTCTAAATGGCTGCCAGCCATGGAAGAAATCCCAGAGAACTATGAAGAAGATGACTTTGACAATGTGCTTAACCACCTCAGTGATGGTAAACATGAACTAATGGATGCCAGTGAGCTGGTAGCAGAAATTAACAAGCTGCTGCAAGATGTCCGGCAGAATTAG
- the PCDH18 gene encoding protocadherin-18 isoform X1, which yields MNCKNLQMHQISSKMHFMFLFVLMIISFSKDVLGKNLKYRIYEEQRVGSVIARLSEDVADVLFKIPNPSSVRFRAMQRGNSPLLVVREDNGEISIGAKIDREQLCQKNLNCSIEFDVITLPTEHLQLFHVEVEVLDINDNSPQFSRALIPIEISESAAVGTRIPLDSAFDPDVGENSLHTYSLSANDFFNIEVRTRTDGAKYAELIVVRELDRELKSSYELQLTASDMGVPQRSGSSILKISISDSNDNSPVFEQQSYIIQLLENSPVGTLLIDLNATDPDEGANGKVMYSFSSHVSSKIIETFKIDSEKGHLTLLTQVDYEITKSYEIDAQAQDLGPNSIPAHCKIIIKIVDVNDNKPEINLNLMSPGNEEIAHISEGSPMDTFVAIVRVQDKDSGVNGEIVCKLHGHGHFKLQKTYENNYLILTNATLDREKRSEYSLTVIAEDKGTPSLSTVKHFTVQINDENDNPPRFQTNRYEVVILENNSPGAYITSVTATDPDLGDNGQVTYTILESFILGSSITTYVTIDPSNGAIYALRTFDHEEVNQIAFVVQARDGGSQQLVSNTTVVLTIIDENDNAPVIVEPALRNNTAEISIPKDAESGIHVTRIRAIDRDSGMNSELSCSIIADNEENIFIMDPRSCDIYINVSIESVLSKEWEFFVIVQDKGSPPLSTKALLKCTVFEYVYPIPSTEATFISQPSLDVSMITIISLGSICAVLLVIMVIFATRCNREKKDTRSYNCRVAESTYQHHPKRPSRQIHKGDITLVPTVNGTLPIRSHHRASPSSSPTLERGQMSSRQSHHSHQSLNSLVTISSNHVPENFSLELTHATPAVEQVSQLLSMLHQGQYQPRPSFRGNKYSRSYRYALQDMDKFSLKDSGRGDSEAGDSDYDLGRDSPIDRLLGEGFSDLFLTDGRIPAAMRLCTEECRVLGHSDQCWMPPLPSPSSDYRSNMFIPGEEFQPQQQQQQQQQAFEEDSQPVDSNEKKKSFSTFGKDCQNEEESEDICTSSLLSEMSSVFQRLLPPSLDTYTECNEMNRSNSLERRKGHLPAKTVSYPQGVAAWAASTHFQNPANNTGAILGTHSSAQPSSKWLPAMEEIPENYEEDDFDNVLNHLSDGKHELMDASELVAEINKLLQDVRQN from the exons ATGAATTGCAAAAACTTACAAATGCACCAAATCAGTAGTAAAATGCACTTTATGTTCCTTTTTGTACTGATGATAATATCTTTCAGTAAAGATGTGCTAGGCAAGAATTTGAAATACAGGATTTATGAGGAGCAGAGAGTTGGATCAGTAATTGCAAGACTATCAGAGGATGTAGctgatgttttatttaaaattcctAACCCTTCTTCAGTTCGTTTTCGAGCCATGCAAAGAGGGAATTCTCCCCTACTTGTAGTCCGAGAGGATAATGGAGAAATCAGCATAGGAGCTAAAATTGACCGGGAACAACTCTGCCAGAAAAACTTAAACTGCTCTATAGAGTTTGATGTGATCACTCTGCCTACTGAACATCTGCAGCTTTTCCATGTTGAAGTTGAAGTGCTGGATATTAATGACAACTCTCCCCAGTTTTCCAGAGCTCTCATCCCTATTGAAATATCAGAGAGTGCAGCTGTAGGAACCCGGATCCCTTTGGACAGTGCTTTTGATCCAGATGTTGGGGAAAATTCTCTGCACACTTATTCACTGTctgcaaatgatttttttaatattgaagTGCGAACAAGGACTGATGGTGCCAAATATGCAGAACTCATTGTGGTTAGAGAATTGGACCGGGAGTTGAAGTCAAGCTACGAACTCCAACTCACTGCTTCAGATATGGGGGTACCTCAGCGATCCGGATCGTCTATTCTAAAAATAAGTATTTCTGATTCTAATGATAACAGTCCTGTTTTTGAGCAACAGTCATATATAATTCAGCTCTTAGAAAATTCACCAGTGGGTACTTTGCTCATAGATCTCAATGCTACTGATCCAGATGAGGGCGCTAATGGTAAAGTCATGTATTCTTTCAGTAGTCATGTGTCTTCCAAAATTATAGAGACTTTTAAAATAGACTCAGAGAAAGGTCATCTGACTCTCCTGACACAAGTGGACTATGAAATCACCAAATCCTATGAAATTGATGCTCAAGCTCAAGATTTGGGTCCAAATTCTATCCCAGCTCATTGCAAAATTATCATTAAAATTGTGGATGTCAACGACAACAAACCTGAAATTAATTTAAACCTGATGTCCCCTGGGAATGAGGAAATAGCTCACATTTCTGAAGGGTCACCCATGGACACTTTTGTTGCCATAGTCAGGGTGCAGGACAAGGACTCTGGTGTGAATGGAGAGATCGTTTGCAAGCTTCATGGGCATGGCCACTTTAAACTTCAAAAGACTTATGAAAATAACTATTTAATTTTGACTAATGCTACTCTAGATAGAGAAAAGAGATCTGAATACAGTTTGACTGTAATAGCTGAAGACAAGGGGACACCAAGTCTCTCCACAGTGAAACATTTTACTGTCCAAATCAATGATGAAAATGACAACCCACCCCGCTTCCAGACAAACAGATATGAAGTTGTTATCTTAGAAAATAACTCTCCAGGTGCATACATCACATCTGTCACAGCCACAGATCCAGATCTAGGGGACAATGGACAGGTCACATACACTATTTTGGAAAGCTTTATTTTGGGAAGTTCCATAACCACCTATGTGACCATTGACCCATCCAATGGTGCAATCTATGCACTCAGAACTTTTGATCATGAAGAAGTAAATCAGATTGCCTTTGTGGTTCAAGCTAGAGATGGAGGGAGTCAGCAACTTGTTAGTAATACCACAGTTGTGCTAACTATTATTGATGAAAATGATAATGCTCCTGTCATTGTGGAACCAGCACTACGCAATAACACTGCAGAAATCTCAATCCCTAAAGATGCTGAGAGTGGCATCCATGTGACTAGGATAAGGGCTATAGACAGAGACTCTGGTATGAACTCAGAACTAAGCTGTTCCATAATAGCTGACAATGAAGAAAACATATTTATAATGGACCCAAGATCATGTGACATCTATATTAATGTTAGCATAGAATCTGTTTTATCTAAAGAATGGGAATTTTTTGTGATAGTTCAGGATAAAGGCAGTCCTCCACTCAGCACCAAAGCACTTCTGAAATGTACTGTTTTTGAATATGTTTATCCAATTCCAAGCACAGAAGCTACTTTTATTAGCCAGCCCTCTCTGGATGTTTCTATGATAACAATTATATCACTTGGGTCAATATGTGCAGTGTTGTTGGTCATTATGGTTATCTTTGCTACAAGATGCAATCGAGAGAAAAAGGATACAAGATCCTACAACTGCCGTGTGGCAGAATCAACTTACCAGCATCACCCAAAAAGACCATCAAGACAGATTCACAAAGGTGACATTACACTTGTGCCTACTGTTAATGGCACTTTACCCATCAGATCTCACCACAGAGCTTCTCCTTCATCATCTCCAACCTTAGAAAGAGGACAAATGAGCAGTCGACAAAGCCATCATAGTCACCAATCACTTAACAGTCTAGTGACAATCTCTTCAAATCATGTGCCAGAGAATTTCTCACTGGAACTCACCCATGCTACTCCTGCTGTTGAG cAGGTCTCTCAGCTTCTTTCAATGCTTCATCAGGGCCAATATCAGCCAAGACCAAGTTTTCGAGGAAACAAATATTCCAGAAGCTACAG ATATGCCCTACAAGATATGGATAAATTTAGCTTGAAAGATAGTGGCCGTGGTGATAGTGAAGCAGGAGACAGTGATTATGATTTGGGTAGAGATTCTCCAATTGACAGACTTCTTGGGGAAGGATTCAGTGACCTTTTCCTTACAGATGGGAGAATTCCTGCAG CAATGAGGCTATGCACAGAGGAATGTAGAGTTCTGGGACACTCTGACCAATGCTGGATGCCACCTCTGCCCTCTCCATCTTCTGATTACAGAAGTAACATGTTTATTCCGGGGGAGGAATTTcagccacagcagcagcagcagcagcaacagcaggcaTTTGAAGAAGATTCACAGCCTGTTGATTccaatgaaaagaaaaagagctTTTCAACATTTGGTAAAGACTGTCAAAATGAGGAAGAGTCAGAGGACATCTGTACTTCATCTCTTCTCTCTGAAATGAGCAGTGTTTTTCAGCGCCTGTTGCCTCCTTCACTGGACACCTATACAGAATGCAATGAAATGAATCGCTCAAACTCACTGGAGCGGAGGAAGGGACATTTACCAGCCAAGACAGTAAGCTACCCACAAGGGGTGGCAGCGTGGGCAGCCAGTACACATTTCCAAAACCCTGCAAACAACACTGGGGCCATCCTAGGGACTCACTCGAGTGCACAACCTTCCTCTAAATGGCTGCCAGCCATGGAAGAAATCCCAGAGAACTATGAAGAAGATGACTTTGACAATGTGCTTAACCACCTCAGTGATGGTAAACATGAACTAATGGATGCCAGTGAGCTGGTAGCAGAAATTAACAAGCTGCTGCAAGATGTCCGGCAGAATTAG